The window GCAGGCGGTGCACGAGCTGCTCCTTCGGGAACTGCACGTAGCCGAGCACTTCGCTGACGGTGTCGCCCTTGATGATGCTGCCGATGACGACTTCGCCTTCCTCGGTCAGGTCGACGTGGACCGTATTGGTGTCGCCGAACAGGTTGTGCAGGTCACCGAGGATTTCCTGATACGCGCCGATCAGGAACGCGCCGAGGTAGTACGGCGAGCCGTCGAAGGTATGGAAGCGCAGCGTGCGCCGCACGTCGCGCCGGTCGATGAAGTGGTCGATCTTGCCGTCGGAGTCGCACGTGACGTCGCCGATCACCGCGTGATGGGTCGGCATCTCGTTCAGCCGGTGGATCGGCATCACCGGGAACAGCTGCTTGATCGCCCAGCTGTCGGGCATCGATTGGAACAGCGAGAAATTGCAGAAGTACGTGTCCGACAGCATGAGGTCGAGGCCTTCGAGCTCCTCCGGCACGAACTCGAGCTGCTCGGTCAGCTTGCGGATCTTGCGCAGCGTCGCGAAGAACAGGTTTTCGATCAGGCAGCGCTGGTCGAGCGGAAGATAGCCGGTCGCGAACTGGTTCATCGCGATGTCGAGAGCCTGCTGCGCGTCGTGGTAGCTCTCGAGCAGGTTGCGCGGCATCAGGCCCTGGTAGGTCTGCAGCAGGTCGTGAAGCGGCTGCTCGGCGTCTTCCGGCACGGCAAGCGGAATCTCCGCGCTGCCGCCCTGGTCGGCGACTCCGAGGCAGCCGAAGATCAGCGCCGAATGGTAGGCCGTAAGCGCGCGTCCGCTTTCCGAGATGATGTTCGGGTGCGGCACGCCGACTTCGTCGCAGACGTTCTGGATGTGGTAGACGACGTCGTTCGCGTACTCCTCGAGCGTGTAGTTCATGCTCGATTCGAAATTGGTCTGCGAGCCGTCGTAGTCCACTCCGAGCCCGCCGCCGACGTTCATGTATTCGAGGCCCGCGCCGCGCTGGTAGAGCTCGGTGTAGATGCGCGCCGCCTCGATCAGCGCGGCCTTCACGTGCCGGATGTTCGTGATCTGGCTTCCGAGGTGGAAGTGCAGCAGCTTGAAGCAGTCGCCCATGCCGCGGCTCTTGAGCTCCTCGAACGCCGCAAGGATCTCGCTGACCGTAAGGCCGAACTTCGAACGGTGGCCGCCCGACGACTGCCAGCGTCCGGACCCGCGCGCGGCAAGCTTGACGCGCATGCCGATCTGCGGGCGCACGCCGAGCCGCTCGGCGCTCTTCAGGATCAGGTCGAGCTCGGTGTACTTTTCGACGACCGGGATCACGTTGCGCCCGATCTTGAGCGCGAGCATCGCCATCTCGATGAACTCGCCGTCCTTGAAGCCGTTGCAGATGATCGGTGCATTGGCTTCGGTCATCGCGACGACGCAGAGCATTTCGGGCTTGCTGCCGGCTTCGAGGCCGAACCCGTACTCCTTTCCGATCTGCACGATCTGCTCGACCACGTGGCGCTGCTGGTTGACCTTGATCGGATAGACGCACTGGTAGGTGCCGTTGTACTTGTGATCCGAGATCGCGCGCGCGAACACGTCGTGGATTTCCCGCACGCGATCCCGAAGGATTCCGTTGAAGCGCACGAGCAGCGGAAGATCGAGGCCGCGCAGCTGCATCGAGTCGACGAGCTGCTTGAGATCGACGAAGCGGTTCGGATCCTTCTGGGGATGGCAGAGCAGGTGTCCCGCGGCCGACACCGAGAAGTAGCCTTTGCCCCAGCCCTTGACCTCGTACAGTTCCGCGGCGTCCTGGGTCGACCAGCGCCGGGTCGCATCGTTCTGCATCATGGCGCGCACCTTAAGCGATGCGCCCGTCGTGTCGAGCGACGCGAGCCCGTCGATGGAGCGAAGCGAAATCGGGGACAGACACTGATTTGTCGAAATCAGTGTCCGTCCCCGATTTCCCGCGAGCGTTGCGGGCGGGTGCGGGCTACAACGTGAGGCCGCCCGCGGGCGCCACTTCGTATGTTCCGGGATCTCGAGCTTCGCCTGCTGCCTTCGCTCGCCACGCAGCCGGACGCCCTTCGCGACGCGGCAGCCCGGGCCGCCGGCGTCTCGCCGTCGCGCGTCCGGGGCGTGACCGCCCTGCGCCGTTCGCTCGATGCCCGTCCGCGATCTCCCGTCTATCAACTCCGCGTCCGCGTCTGGATCGATGAGGAGCCGCGCGCGCCGGAGCTCCTCGAGCTCGCTCTTCGCGACGTGCGCTCGGCGCCGCCCGTCGTCGTCGTCGGGGCAGGCCCGGCGGGACTGTTTGCCGCGCTCCGCCTGATCGAGGGCGGGCTGCGCCCGATCGTGCTCGAGAGGGGCAAGGACGTACGCGGCCGGCGCATCGACGTCGCACGGCTGAGCCGCGACGGGATCGTCAACCCGGAAAGCAATTACTGCTACGGCGAAGGCGGCGCCGGGACGTTTTCCGACGGCAAGCTCTACACGCGCTCGACCAAGCGCGGCGACGTCGAGCGCATCCTCCAGATCCTCGTCCGGCACGGCGCGCCGGCCGACATCCTCGTCGATGCGCATCCGCACATCGGCACCAACCGGCTGCCGCGCGTCGTCGATGCGATCCGCCGGACCATCGTCGAATGCGGCGGCGAGGTTCGTTTCGGCGCGCGCGTCGACGGGCTCGTGCGGGAAGCCGGCGCGGTGCGCGGCGTCGTGCTCGCGGACGGGGAGCGCGTTGTCGCGGGCTCCGTCATCCTCGCCACCGGCCATTCGGCGCGCGACGTGTACGCGATGCTCGACGAGAGCGGCATCCGGCTCGAACCGAAAGCGTTCGCGTTCGGAGTCCGCGTCGAGCATCCGCAGGCCCTCGTCGACTCGATCCAGTATCGCTGCGAGCGGCGTCCGGCCGAGCTTCCGCCGGCGTCGTACTCGCTGCTCCGGCGCGTCGACGGGCGCGGCGTGTACTCGTTCTGCATGTGCCCGGGCGGCGTCATCTGCCCGGCAACGACTTCGCAGGACGAGGTCGTCGTCAACGGCTGGTCGCCGTCGAGGCGCAACTCGCGCTGGGCAAACTCCGGTATCGTCGTCGAGACGACGATCGAAGACGCGCGCCGGCTTTGCGGCGACGGGGTGCTTGCGGGCGCGCGGCTGCAGGCGTCGATCGAGCAGCGTGCGGCCGAAGCCGGCGGAGGGCTCGCGGTCGCACCGGCGCAGCGCCTGATGGACTTCGTCGACGCGCGCGCGAGCACGGATCTTCCATCGTGCTCGTACCCGCCGGGAATCCGCGCGGCCGAGCTCGGCGACGTGCTGCCCGGCTTTGCCGCGCACGCGCTTCGTGACGGCCTGCGGCTGTTCGGCGAACGCATGCGCGGCTTCCTGACCAACGACGCGGTCGTCGTCGGCGTCGAGACGAGGACGTCGGCGCCGGCGCGAATACCACGCGACGCCTCGACCGGAATGCATCCGGAAGTCCGCGGCCTGTTTCCATGCGGCGAAGGGGCCGGAGCCGCCGGCGGCATAGTGTCGGCGGCGATGGATGGCGAACGCGCAGCGGCGGCCGTTCTCGGCGTGCCATATGCGCGCGGAGCGGAGGCCGTCAGCGCTCGTAAAGCATGATGCGGACCTCGTCGGCGTACTTCGACGACACCTTCGAATGCGTGGCTTCGAGCAGCGCCTGGATGCGGATCGCGCGCACGATGTCTTCGCGCGACAGGACGAGCCAGACGCGATCGGCCGCGGAAGCTTCGGCTTTGTCGAACTCGTTCGAGAACAGCAGCTCGCCGTGCTGGAGCCGTGCCGGCTGCGGCGCGCCGGACCTCTTCAGATAGTATTCGAGTGCGAACGCGCTCCACGAGCTGTCGTACAGGATCGCATCGCCCGGCCGCGCGTCCTGGGCAACGAGGTTCGCCGGAGTCGTCCAGTCTTCCTCGTGTGGCCCCTCGGCAAACCCGCTGGCGACTTTCAGCTGGGAAGTGAGAATGACTCCGACCAGAACCCAGGCAACCGGTGCCAGCGTTCGGTTCTGGCGGACGCTCGCGACGGCCGCGCCCGCAGCGAGCGTCCACGCCGGGATCGACATCACCAGATAGCGGTTGAGCAGGACCGGACCCCACAGCGAGATCGTGGCAAGCGCCGCGAGCGGCCCGAGACCCCACAGGATGAAAAGCGTCGCGCCCCAGCGCGCGACCGGATCGCGTTCGCGCAAGATACGAACGACGAGAATTGCCAGCACGGCTACGTAAACGTACGGAACTCCCGAGCCGCCTCCCGCGAGGTATCCCGTCTGCCAGATCAGGTACTGGCTCGTCACCGGCGGAATCCAGCTGATCACCTTGTGCGACGCGGTGCCGAGCGTGTAGAGGATCGGCGCCGTCAGCGCGGTGATCGCGGCAATCCCGATCAGCAGGTTTTTTTTCGCAAACAGCGCGCGCGGGCCGAGCGCAGCCAGCGAAAGGATCTGGAATGCGATGGTGAACAGCGCGAACGAATGCGAGTACATCGCAAGGCCGCTCGCGACGACCCACCACGCGATATCGCGGCGACGACCGCTGTCGAGAGCCTTCGCCAGAAAGAGCGCCGCAAGGCACGAGCACATCATCGCGAGCGAGTAGCCGCGCGCTTCCTGCGCATAGCGGATCGAAAACCAGTGAATCGAAAGCAGTGCGCCCGCGACGAGTCCGGCGGCCATACCGAAAAGGCGCCGCCCGAGAAGACAGGTGAGGAGGATTGCGACGATCGAACAGATCGCCGAGAAGCCGCGAACCGTCGAGATGTCGTCGCCGAGCAGGTGCCATGGCCGCAGCGCCAGGTAGTAGAAAACCTGGTTGTTCAGTACCGGATTGTCGAGATGGCGCAGCAGATCGACGATCGGGACCTGCACCATCCCGAGCGTCTGGCCTTCGTCGAACCAGACTGATCTCAGCCCGATCCCGCTGAAGCGCACGTACGCGCCGGCGGCGAGGATCAACAGGACGAGAGCGCCGAAAATGCGCGATCTCGCGGACTTGGCACCGGTCATTGGGGAAACATCTGCGACCGCTGAGCCCGAGTCGAGTCGGTCCGGCGGGAGTGTGCAGCGGCGGCCGGAAAAATAAATATACCGGCAGTATACTCTTGCATTGGCGTATACCGGCGACTAGGGTCCGCCGCCGTGAGCGTCGCCGCTTCCCCGACTCCGATCGCGTCCGGCCGCCGCGAGCGCCGCAAGCTCGAGGTGCGCCGGCGGATGATCGATGCCGCGCAGGCCCTCTTCGAAGAGCGCGGCGTCCACGCGACCACCGTCGTCGAGATCTGCGAGCGAGCCGACGTCGCGCACAAGACGTTCTTCAATCACTTCCCGGCCAAGCAGGACCTCGTCCGCGCAATGGCGCGCGAGGCGATCGAGTTCCTCCTCGACGACATCGCGACTGCGCACGCAAGCGGCCGCTCGACGGCGGGACGTCTCGACGCGTTTTTCGAGAGCGTCGCGACGCGCGCATCGGCGGCGGGCCCGATGCACCGCGAGCTGATGACCGAGATCATCCATGCCGCACAGGGCGCCGACGAGCCCACCGACGCGCGACGGCTGCATGCGGCGTTCGGTGCGATCGTTGCCGACGGCGTTCGCGCCGGAGAAGTCACGCGCAAGCATCCGAGCGAGACGCTGACCGAGACGATTCTCGGGATGTATTACGCGCTGATGTTCAACTGGGCGAACCTCGAACATTATCCGATCGCAGCCAGGGCGCGGGCCGCATCGAAGTTCCTCGCGGATGCGCTGGCGCCGCAGGGCTCGGAGGCGAGCCGTCCGAGCGAAGCGGCGGGCACGGGGCACGCAGCGCGCCCGCGACCGATTCGAAAGAACGTGCCACGCAAGGAGACTCTTCATGGCAAGGCGTGACAAGGAAAATTCGATCCTGCCGATCCCGAACGGCTGGTTCGCCGTCGAGTGGACCAAGGAGCTCATCGCGGGCCAGGTCAAGAGCATCCACTACTTCGGGGAAGACCTGGTGCTTTTCCGCGGGCGCTCCGGCGAGGCGCACGTGCTCGATCCGTACTGCCCGCACCTCGGCGCGCATCTCGGCGAAGGCGGCCGCGTGCTCGGAGACGGCCTGCGCTGCCCGTTCCACGGCTGGACGTACGACGGCTCGACCGGCCAGTGCACGTCGATTCCGTACTGCGAGCGGATTCCGGCCAAAGCCGCGGTACGTGCGTGGCCGACGTGCGAAAAGAACGGAATGATCTTTGTCTGGCATCACAGCGAGGGCCAGGCGCCGACGTGGGAAGTGCCGCTGCTTGCCGAGATCGGTCACGCGGACTGGTCCGAGCCGCGCACGTTCGAGCTCGAAGTGCCGGTGCACGTGCAGGACATGCACGAGAACAACAACGATCCGGTTCATTTCCAGTTCGTGCACGGAAACCTCGAGCCGCTGCCGTCGGAAATCTCGTACGCCGCAGACGGGCGTGCCTATCGCATCTCGAGCCGGCAGATCCGCGACACACCGTACGGGCGCTTCGAGACGACGCTGATCCGCGATTCGTGGGGCATCGGACTGTCGGCGGTCAGCACCGAAGGCATTCCGAACGCGGGGCTTCTGATGTTCTCGTCGACCAGCCCGGTCGACCACGATCGCACGTTCTCGCGCTGGCTGCTGACCGCGACCAACAACATGGTCGACCTTGCCGGCGAGGACTTCATGAACGGGCTGACGACCGGCGTGATGCAGGACCTGCGCATCTGGTCGAACAAGGTCCATCGCGCGCGGCCGGTCTTGTGCGAGGCCGACACGTATCTCGCCGAGTTCCGGCAGTGGGTGAAGCAGTTCTACAGCCAGCCCGTGCAGACGCAGTAGGCTTATCGGAGTTCCACGCGGAGACATGGAGCACGGAGATATCGAGCACGGAGATATGGAAATGGATCGCTTCCTCGTCATTTCGTCGGATTGTCACGCCGGGCTGCCGCCCGATCAGTACCGCAACTATCTCGATCCGCAGTACCGCGAGTTGTTCGACGTCGCGCTGCCTCTGCAGATCGCAGAAATGGAAAAGATGTCGAAGATGTTCCTGATCGACGACATCAACCGCAAGTGGCGCGACGAAGTCGGCGACGCCCTGACCGGCGCGTGGGATCACGACGAGCGCCTGCGCGTGATGGACGCGGACGGCATCGCCGGCGAAATCATCTTCCCCGACGGAATCACCGAGATGAACACGCCGCCGTTCGGCGCGGGCCTGTCGCTGCCGGTCGAGGACCGCATCGTGCCCGAGCTGCAGTGGGCCGGCGCGCGCGCACACAACCGCTGGCTGGCCGAGCTCGTATCGATGGCGCCGGCGCGCCGTCTCGGCGTCGCGCTGGTTCCCGCACTGTGGGACGTCGACGAGGCGGTCAAGGAAGTCGAGTGGGCGCGGAAGAACGGGCTCGGCGGCGTGCTGCTGCCGTGCATGTGGCGGCATCTCGATCCGTACCACCATCCCAAATACGAGCCGCTGTGGTCGGCGTGCGTGGCGAACGACGTCGCGGTGCATTTTCATTCGGGCCCCGCGCCGATGGAGGACGCGTTCGGCCCGATCGCCAATCCGGACGGCGTCGTGCGGCCGGGCGCGATGGGCATCTACGTTTCCGAGGTGGTGTGGTGGGCCGTGCGCCCGCTCACGTTCCTGATCTGGGGCGGCGTGCTCGAGCGGCATCCGAAGCTCCGCATCGCGATCACCGAGAGCACCACGATCTGGGCGCCGGAGTATCTCGCGCTGCTCGACCAGCGCTATTCGGAAACGCACTATTCGGCGAAGCTCGGCGACTACCGAAGTCATCTCAAGAGCAAGCCGAGCGAGTACTTCGCGCGCCAGGTTGCGCTCGGCGCGTCGTGCATGTCACGCCGCGAAGCCGAGCTGCGCTACGCGATCGGGCTTTCGAACATCATGTGGGGCAGCGATTATCCGCATCCCGAAGGCACGTGGCCGGTGACGATGCCGCAGGTGCATGAAACGTTCGACGGCCTTCCCGAGAACGAAGTCGCCGCCATGCTCGGCCTCAACGCCGCGCGCTTCTACGGCTTCGACGTCGACGCGCTAGCCCCGATCGCCGCGCGCATAGGTCCTGCAACCGCGAGTTTTAAATAAAGGGGACAGGTACATTTAAAATTCCACTGCAATTCCGCGGCGCGAAAAATAGCGTGCCCGAAATACCACACGTTTTTTAAATGTACCTGTCCCCATTTTTCCAAGGAGAACAACGATGGGGAAGCTGCGTTACGTCAAGACCTCCGATCAGATTGCAAAGGCACGGCAGAACAATGCGGAGTTCCTCGAGAGCACCGTGCGCTCGCTGCGTTTCGTCTACCGGACCGATCCCGAGGTGGCTGCGGCGCTCGTGCCGCAGCCGCTCGAGGTCGATCCGGCGTCGCACGTATGCGTGACGTTCTCGCACGTCGCGATCCACCTGTCTCCGGACTTCACGTTCGAGATCGGCTCGGCGATTTTCGGCGTCAAGGCATCCTACGAGGGCGTCGCCGGCATCTACCTGGTGACGATGCCGATGACGACCGAGCAGGCCGTCGTCCCCGGCCGCGAAACCTTCGGCGAGCCGAAGAAGATCGCTGCGATCGAGTTCAAGAAGGACGGCCAGAACGTGATGAGCGAAGTCACGCGCATGGGGATGACGTACCTCGAGGGAAAGGGAACGATCGGTGCTGCGCTCGGGGCCCGTGAATTCGTCGAGTACGGTTACTGCTACAAGGCGTTTCCGGCGTGCGAGAAGAGCCGCGCGTTCGACGGCGATCCGCTTCTGGTGCGGCTCGAGTGGCGCCACAAGCACACCGGAGCGTGGAAGCTCGACGGCGCTGCCCTCAATCTGTACGACTCGCCGTTCGATCCCGTGGCCGACGTGCCCGTGCGCGAGATCGTCTCGGCGGAATACGAAGAAGGCAGCGCAGAGAGCAACGGCCGCGTGCTGCGCAGCATTCCCGGCCAGTGGCTGGAGCCGTTCCTGCACCAGCGTTACGACGATACGTCCGGCGACGGCCTCGAGCTGTGAGGCGCGGCGATGAAGGACTTCCGCGGAAAGACCGCAGTCATCACGGGATCGGCGAGCGGAATCGGCAACGCGCTCGCCCATTCGCTGGCGCGCGAGGGCGCGCGCGTGGTGCTGGCCGATATCGAACAGGGCGCGCTCGATGCGGCCGTCACTGCGCTGCGTGAAACCGGCGCAGACGCGATCGGTGTGCGCACCGACGTGTCATCGTTCGAGTCGGTGCAGGCGCTCGAGAAGGCGGCGGTCTCCGCGTTCGGCAACGTACACATCCTCGTCAGCAACGCGGGCGTCGGTGCGCACGAGGACGTTCCGGTCTGGGAGCTGCCGCTCAACGACTGGCGATGGTGCATGGCCGTCAACGTCTGGGGCGTGATCCACGGCATCAAGGCATTCCTGCCGGGCATGCTCGCGCACGGCGAGGAAGGCCACGTCGTGAACACGTCATCCGGAAACGGCGGCCTGATCCTCGTGCCGACGACGCCGATCTATTCCGCCACCAAGGCCGCCGTCAGCGCGATCACCGAGAGCCTGCATCTCCAGCTCGCGATGCAGGGCGCAAAGATCCGCGCGCACGTCCTCTATCCCGGTCCTCACATCGTCGCGTCCAACATCTTCACGGCGGCGCGAAACCGGCCCGAGGAATTCCGGCGCGAGACCGAGCAGATCGCGCCGCCGATCACGCTCGAAAGCCTCGGTCAGATTTTCGATGCGATGGGCCGCAAGCTCGAGACGACGTCACCCGCCGAGGTGGCCGAGCACGCAATGGACGGGCTGCGGGCCGACCGCTTCTACATCCTGCCGTGGACCAGCGACGGGAAGACGAGGTTTCGCGAACGCGTCGAGGGCATTCTCGATTGCCGCAATCCCGAGCCGCGGTTCTTCTGACCGAACCGCTCGCGCGGTTCTTCTGAGCGAACGATCGGCTCGGTGTTGATGCTGCGGCATCCGCTCGCTATCCCGCTTGCATGGGCGAGGACGTTTCGCGGCCGGTTGCGTGGCGCGCCGGCATCGCCGGTGCGGCGATTGCGGCTGCCGTCCTGCTGGCCGCGGTTGCGACAGCGTCCACAAACCTGAACGACGCCTCTTCCGACAAAATCGAAGCCTCCACGATCGTTCCTGACCCGGTGCGCAGGGTCGGCGAAGTGCGGCTGCTGGCGCGCGGCGACGCCGTGGTCGTGCAGACGCTGCTTTCGACGAAAGTGCTGTCGAGAGTGCTGGCGGAGATCGCGAAAAAGGAAGAGCACAACTGGCCGACCGCGCAAAAACTTGCAGACTCCGACGCGGCGCCGGTTGCGTCCGGCACGACCGAGTATCTGGCCGCGCTCGATGCCGCGCGCCAACGCCTCGAAGCGAGCGCGTCCGATTCCGATTCGCCGGAGCGCCGCCGCCGCGTGCTGATCGAATTTGCAGCGAGCGCGAACGACCAGGCCGTGTTCGTCGGCACGTTCCAGGCTGCGGGCGACGTCGGGCATCTCGACCTGAAAAGCCGCGAGATCTTCTCCACACTGGCGCTGCCGCGCGCGTATATTCTTCGCGAGATCCGCCTGATCCTGGCCGATTCGTTCGACGTGGCGGAAGACCAGGTGGACCGTCTCGGTCCGCTCGGCCCCGCGGCCTCCGGTGCCGCCACGGGCAGCAGCGCGAGCACGTCGCCGGCGACAATTGCGCCTGCGCCTTCGAACAATGCGAAGCCTGCAACGTCGACTGGCAGCGAGCCCGCAACTCCTGCTGTGAAAGAACACGCTCCCGATTCCATGGGGTCGCCGCCGACCCCGAAGCCGCGCCAGCATTGACCAGCGAACGACTTCGCCGCCTGCGCGCGCCGTGCCTCGCGATCACCCTCGCGATCAGTGCGTGGCTCGGCCTTCATGCCGCACGCATCGGAGTCGAGCACGACAACTCGTCCTTGCGCTCGACCGATCCCGCCGACCGCCGCAGCTACGAAGACTTCAAGGCCACGTTCGGCAGCGACGAAGACATTCTCGTCGCCATTGCGCACCCGCAGCTGCTGGACGCGCGCGGACTCGGCCTGATTGCCGACGTCACTTCGCGGATCCAGGCGATGGACGGCGTCCGCAAGGCGTGGAGCCTCGTCAACGTCGAAGAGATCGCCAGCGGAGAAACCGGCGCCGAGCCGCACCAGCTGCTGGCTCCGCCGTGGGATTCGCCGGACATCCGCGAGCGCACGCTCGCGGCGCTCGAGCGCAATCCCGATTTCACGGGCTGGCTCGTGTCGGCCGATCGAAAGACTGCGGGCATCGTCGTCGAGATCGAGGACCGCCCTGACGACAGCGAGTACCGGGCCCGTCTGGTCGCAAGCATCCGCGCGCTGTCGCCGGATATCGCAGCGGCCGGCGGCGAGATGCATGTGACCGGCGTGCCGGTGCAGAAGATCGACGTTTCCGAATACGTCGATCGCGATCAGGCCGTGCTGCTGCCGGCAGCGGTCATCGTGCTCGGGCTGACGCTCGCGCTGTTCTTCCGCCACATCTCCGGCGTCGTCGTCCCGCTCGCAGTTGCCGGCATCACGGTGGTGTGGACAGTCGGTGCATACGCGGCCAGCGGTCATTCGCTCAACGCGATCACTGCGCTGCTGCCGCCGGTGCTGCTCGTCATCGCGCTTGCGACGACCGTGCACGTTTACGATGCGTGGCTGGCAGGGCACTCGCCGGCCGGTGCACATCCGGACGGGCACGGGGGCGACGGGCACGATCGGGATGGTCATGATCCGGACGGGCGCGATGACGCTGGCGGCGAGGATCGCGCCGCGCTTGCCGTGCGCGCCGTCTTCGTGCCCGCGCTGCTGTGCGCGGTGACCACTGCACAAGGCTTCCTGTCGCTTCTGATCGGCGGAAACCTGCCGGCTGTGCACGAGTTCGGCATCTTCGCCGCATTCGGCAGCGTGGTCGCGTTCCTCGTCGCAATGACCGTCGTGCCGGTCGCGCTTGCGGGCATCAAGCCGCCCGCGCATCGCGCGTCGGATGCGCACGGATGGACGTTCCGGCTTCTCGGCGCGACCTCCGGCCTCGCGACGCGCAGGCCGGTCGCCGTGCTCGCGACGTTCACCGCGGTCACGCTTCTTCTTTCGGCGGGCATTCCGCTGATCCGTACCAATACCGATCTCGTCGGCTTCCTTCGAAAAGACGCTCCGCTGCGCGTCGATACGACGTGGATCGACGAGCACCTGGCCGGAACGATGCCTCTGGACTTCGTGATCCGCCGAACCGACGGAAAGCCCGTGCTCACGCTCGACGGCGCGCGCCGCCTCGAAGAGCTCGAGCGTTCGATTACCGCGCGCGAACACGTGGCGAGCGTGACCAGCGTCCTCGCGCTGGTGCGTCAGGTCCATCGTGCCGAGTCGGACGACCATCGTCTGGCGCTTCCCGCGGACGCCGAAACCCTGCAGGCCGAGATCGATCTGCTCGACGAAAGCGGGCATTCGCTGGTGCGGCGCTTTGCCGCACCGGAGATGACGTCGCTGCGCATGACGGCGCGCCTGCACGCCGTCGGAAGCGCCGTCTCCGGGCCGCTCGTCGCGGCAATCCGGAAGGATGCGGCGCGTATCCTCGGACCCGGCATCGAGCTGCAGCCGGTCGGATCGCTCTGGGAGGTCGTTCGCGATTCCGAAACGCTCGTCGATCAGCAGGTGACGAGCTTTGGCAGCGCGATCCTGCTCGTGGTCGCCGCAATCGGCCTTCTGCTGCGATCGTTCACGTTCACGATCGTCGCGATGATCCCGAACGTGATGCCGATCCTGTGGACCGGCGGGCTCATGGGCTACTCGGGCATCGAGCTGAGCACCGGCACCGCGATGATTGCGTCGGCCGTGCTCGGCCTCGTCGTCGACGACACGATCCATTACCTCTCGTACTACCGGCGCGTCTACCGCGGCGATGCCATTGCGGCGATACGCACGACCAGCCGTGCCATTGGCGCCCCGGTCACGGTGGCATCGACGAGCCTCGTGCTCGGCTTCTGGGTGGGCGCGCTCGGCAGCTTCCTTCCGACGATTTATTTCTCGCTGCTGACGGGCCTGACGATGATCACCGGCGTCGTCTGCGATCTTCTGGTGCTGCCGGCAAGCCTGGTGC of the Candidatus Limnocylindrales bacterium genome contains:
- a CDS encoding acetoacetate decarboxylase family protein, with the protein product MGKLRYVKTSDQIAKARQNNAEFLESTVRSLRFVYRTDPEVAAALVPQPLEVDPASHVCVTFSHVAIHLSPDFTFEIGSAIFGVKASYEGVAGIYLVTMPMTTEQAVVPGRETFGEPKKIAAIEFKKDGQNVMSEVTRMGMTYLEGKGTIGAALGAREFVEYGYCYKAFPACEKSRAFDGDPLLVRLEWRHKHTGAWKLDGAALNLYDSPFDPVADVPVREIVSAEYEEGSAESNGRVLRSIPGQWLEPFLHQRYDDTSGDGLEL
- a CDS encoding MMPL family transporter, with protein sequence MTSERLRRLRAPCLAITLAISAWLGLHAARIGVEHDNSSLRSTDPADRRSYEDFKATFGSDEDILVAIAHPQLLDARGLGLIADVTSRIQAMDGVRKAWSLVNVEEIASGETGAEPHQLLAPPWDSPDIRERTLAALERNPDFTGWLVSADRKTAGIVVEIEDRPDDSEYRARLVASIRALSPDIAAAGGEMHVTGVPVQKIDVSEYVDRDQAVLLPAAVIVLGLTLALFFRHISGVVVPLAVAGITVVWTVGAYAASGHSLNAITALLPPVLLVIALATTVHVYDAWLAGHSPAGAHPDGHGGDGHDRDGHDPDGRDDAGGEDRAALAVRAVFVPALLCAVTTAQGFLSLLIGGNLPAVHEFGIFAAFGSVVAFLVAMTVVPVALAGIKPPAHRASDAHGWTFRLLGATSGLATRRPVAVLATFTAVTLLLSAGIPLIRTNTDLVGFLRKDAPLRVDTTWIDEHLAGTMPLDFVIRRTDGKPVLTLDGARRLEELERSITAREHVASVTSVLALVRQVHRAESDDHRLALPADAETLQAEIDLLDESGHSLVRRFAAPEMTSLRMTARLHAVGSAVSGPLVAAIRKDAARILGPGIELQPVGSLWEVVRDSETLVDQQVTSFGSAILLVVAAIGLLLRSFTFTIVAMIPNVMPILWTGGLMGYSGIELSTGTAMIASAVLGLVVDDTIHYLSYYRRVYRGDAIAAIRTTSRAIGAPVTVASTSLVLGFWVGALGSFLPTIYFSLLTGLTMITGVVCDLLVLPASLVLLDRIGRRRRDPGTA
- a CDS encoding SDR family NAD(P)-dependent oxidoreductase; this translates as MKDFRGKTAVITGSASGIGNALAHSLAREGARVVLADIEQGALDAAVTALRETGADAIGVRTDVSSFESVQALEKAAVSAFGNVHILVSNAGVGAHEDVPVWELPLNDWRWCMAVNVWGVIHGIKAFLPGMLAHGEEGHVVNTSSGNGGLILVPTTPIYSATKAAVSAITESLHLQLAMQGAKIRAHVLYPGPHIVASNIFTAARNRPEEFRRETEQIAPPITLESLGQIFDAMGRKLETTSPAEVAEHAMDGLRADRFYILPWTSDGKTRFRERVEGILDCRNPEPRFF